The following coding sequences are from one Verrucosispora sp. WMMD573 window:
- a CDS encoding MFS transporter — MAETVTPTAQDIPPPRSTRRERTGWYFYDWANSAFQTTVITVFLGPFLTSVAEVAAGCELGADECVGYVYPLGIKVAAGSYYPYLISLSVLLTVFVLPVIGAIADRSLHKKRLLAATAFTGATATVGMLFVTGDRYLLGGALFMVANISFGAAIVVYNSFLPQLGGPDERDAISSRGWALGYLGGGLLLALNLVAVQSFDNGTAERTLDLARWSIVSAGLWWAVFTLVPLRWLREHPTAAALAAAGRGNVLTDGFRQLGRTLREIKAYPLTLFFLLAFLVYNDGIQTVITLASQYGTEELRLGQSTLIVTILLVQFLAFGGALGLGALAGRIGAWKTVLLSLVLWTGVIVAAFRLPAEAPLPFMVLGAAIGLVLGGSQALSRSLFSQLIPAGKEGEYYGFYEISDKGTSWLGPLAFGLVFQLTNSYRVGLVSLLIFFVVGFLLLLAVPIRRAIVAAGNTPPRVL, encoded by the coding sequence ATGGCCGAGACGGTCACCCCGACGGCGCAGGACATCCCACCACCGCGGAGCACCCGCCGGGAGCGCACCGGCTGGTACTTCTACGACTGGGCGAACTCGGCCTTCCAGACCACCGTCATCACGGTCTTCCTCGGCCCGTTCCTGACCAGCGTCGCCGAGGTCGCCGCCGGGTGCGAACTCGGCGCGGACGAGTGCGTCGGGTACGTGTACCCGTTGGGCATCAAGGTGGCCGCCGGCTCCTACTACCCGTACCTGATCTCGCTGTCGGTGCTGCTGACGGTGTTCGTGCTGCCGGTGATCGGCGCGATCGCCGACCGGTCGCTGCACAAGAAGAGGCTACTGGCCGCCACGGCGTTCACCGGGGCCACCGCGACCGTCGGCATGCTCTTCGTCACCGGGGACCGCTACCTGCTCGGCGGCGCACTGTTCATGGTCGCCAACATCAGCTTCGGCGCGGCGATCGTGGTGTACAACTCGTTCCTGCCGCAGCTGGGTGGGCCGGACGAGCGCGACGCGATCTCCAGCCGGGGCTGGGCGCTGGGCTACCTGGGTGGCGGTCTGCTGCTGGCGTTGAACCTCGTCGCGGTGCAGTCGTTCGACAACGGCACCGCCGAACGCACCCTGGACCTGGCCCGCTGGTCCATCGTCTCGGCCGGGCTGTGGTGGGCGGTGTTCACCCTGGTGCCGCTGCGCTGGCTGCGGGAGCACCCCACCGCCGCCGCGCTGGCCGCCGCCGGGCGAGGCAACGTGCTCACCGACGGGTTCCGCCAGCTCGGCCGTACTCTGCGGGAGATCAAGGCGTACCCGCTGACGCTGTTCTTCCTGCTGGCGTTCCTGGTCTACAACGACGGCATCCAGACCGTCATCACCCTGGCCAGCCAGTACGGCACCGAGGAACTGCGGCTCGGGCAGAGCACCCTGATCGTGACCATCCTGCTGGTGCAGTTCCTGGCCTTCGGGGGCGCACTCGGTCTCGGTGCCCTGGCCGGGCGGATCGGGGCCTGGAAGACGGTGCTGCTCAGCCTGGTGCTGTGGACCGGGGTGATCGTCGCGGCGTTCCGGCTGCCGGCCGAGGCGCCGCTGCCGTTCATGGTTCTCGGCGCGGCCATCGGCCTGGTCCTCGGTGGCAGCCAGGCGCTGAGCCGCTCGCTGTTCAGCCAGCTGATTCCCGCCGGCAAGGAGGGCGAGTACTACGGCTTCTACGAGATCAGCGACAAGGGCACCAGCTGGCTCGGCCCCCTCGCGTTCGGCCTGGTGTTCCAGCTCACCAACTCCTACCGGGTCGGCCTGGTCTCCCTGCTGATCTTCTTCGTGGTCGGGTTCCTGTTGCTGCTGGCGGTGCCGATCCGGCGGGCCATCGTCGCCGCCGGAAACACCCCGCCCCGGGTGCTCTGA
- a CDS encoding glycerophosphodiester phosphodiesterase has product MPTTAHPYLDAPAPLAFAHRGGAADGEENTVAAFARAVQLGYRYVETDVHATADGVAVVFHDDTLERVTGQRGRVDAMRWADLATVRVGGSAVVPRLDEVLGAWPQVRFNIDVKSDRGAAPTVATVDRAGAGDRVLLASFSDARLTRLRALTDGRVATSLGVRGVARLRWASWTGRPLRLPPSVVAAQVPVRYGRVPVVDRRFLRTAHRLGLQVHVWTIDEPTEMHELLDLGVDGIMTDHVGVLRDVYRSRGHWAA; this is encoded by the coding sequence GTGCCCACGACCGCGCACCCCTACCTCGACGCGCCCGCGCCGCTGGCCTTCGCCCATCGCGGCGGCGCCGCCGACGGCGAGGAGAACACCGTCGCCGCGTTCGCCCGGGCGGTCCAGCTGGGCTACCGGTACGTCGAGACCGACGTGCACGCGACCGCCGACGGGGTGGCCGTGGTGTTCCACGACGACACCCTGGAACGGGTCACCGGGCAACGCGGCCGGGTGGACGCGATGCGCTGGGCCGACCTGGCCACGGTGCGCGTCGGCGGCTCCGCCGTGGTGCCCCGCCTCGACGAGGTGCTCGGCGCGTGGCCGCAGGTGCGGTTCAACATCGACGTCAAGTCCGACCGGGGGGCGGCGCCGACGGTGGCCACGGTCGACCGGGCCGGTGCCGGCGACCGGGTGCTGCTGGCCTCGTTCAGTGACGCCCGGCTGACCCGGCTGCGTGCCCTGACCGATGGGCGGGTCGCCACCAGCCTCGGGGTGCGCGGGGTGGCCCGGCTGCGGTGGGCCTCGTGGACCGGACGTCCGCTGCGGCTGCCGCCGTCGGTGGTGGCCGCGCAGGTGCCCGTGCGCTACGGCCGGGTGCCGGTGGTCGACCGTCGGTTCCTGCGCACGGCCCACCGGCTCGGCCTGCAGGTGCACGTCTGGACGATCGACGAACCCACCGAGATGCACGAGTTACTTGATCTTGGGGTTGATGGCATCATGACCGACCACGTCGGCGTGCTGCGCGACGTCTACCGCAGCCGCGGCCACTGGGCCGCCTGA
- a CDS encoding lysophospholipid acyltransferase family protein: MEAAHSPWHPPLIWRVALLLARVVVGMLARLEVTGDIPARMRGGPLILAANHISPFDPIVLAAACRARRVAPRIMATGGLFRAPLIGAAMRSAGHIRVDRGTSGVHRALDDATAAVAVGAPILVYPEGRIGLDPGMWPERGKTGAARLALACGAPVIPVAQWGSHEVLPYQAPKGMLRGVARALVRRPTVRVHFGDPVDLAEVARGAPGAARRATDRIIDALTDTLAPLRPDEPEGPRHVDPSRPVDLSRVHRRRPAAG, encoded by the coding sequence ATGGAAGCAGCCCACTCCCCCTGGCACCCGCCGCTGATCTGGCGCGTCGCGTTGCTGCTGGCCCGCGTCGTCGTCGGGATGCTGGCCCGGCTGGAGGTCACCGGTGACATCCCGGCCCGGATGCGCGGCGGGCCGCTGATCCTGGCCGCCAACCACATCAGCCCGTTCGACCCGATCGTGCTCGCCGCAGCCTGCCGGGCCCGCCGGGTGGCGCCCCGGATCATGGCCACCGGTGGGCTGTTCCGGGCTCCGCTGATCGGGGCCGCGATGCGCAGCGCCGGGCACATCCGCGTCGACCGGGGCACCAGCGGCGTACACCGGGCACTGGACGACGCCACCGCCGCGGTCGCCGTCGGCGCGCCGATCCTGGTCTATCCGGAGGGACGGATCGGCCTCGACCCGGGCATGTGGCCCGAACGCGGCAAGACCGGTGCCGCCCGCCTCGCCCTGGCCTGCGGCGCGCCAGTCATCCCCGTCGCCCAGTGGGGATCCCATGAGGTGCTGCCCTACCAGGCCCCGAAAGGGATGCTGCGCGGCGTCGCTCGGGCGTTGGTGCGCCGCCCCACCGTACGGGTGCACTTCGGCGACCCGGTGGACCTGGCCGAGGTGGCCCGCGGCGCGCCCGGCGCGGCCCGCCGGGCCACCGACCGGATCATCGACGCGCTCACCGACACCCTGGCCCCGCTGCGGCCGGACGAACCCGAAGGCCCCCGCCACGTCGACCCCAGCCGGCCAGTCGACCTCAGCCGCGTACACCGGCGCCGCCCCGCCGCCGGTTGA
- a CDS encoding cytochrome ubiquinol oxidase subunit I — protein sequence MDALDVARWQFGVTTVYHFLFVPLTIGLSVLVAILQTLWHRTGDEKYLKLTKFYGKLFLINFAMGVVTGIVQEFQFGMNWSDYSRFVGDIFGAPLAIEALVAFFLESTFIGLWIFGWDRLPKRLHLASIWAAAIGTNLSAYFILAANSFMQNPVGYRYNPDTGRAELTDFLAVLTNKVALITFPHTIAGAFLVAGSLLVAVALWHLIRNRDSADTPAYRFAARFGSWVTLIAATVVVITGDIQGKIMTQVQPMKMAAAEGLYATENPASFSVLTVGSLDGSRELFAIKIPYLLSYLGTGDPNGTVQGINDLQARYSAQYGAGSYTPIIPVTYWSFRMMIGFGLAAAAIALLVLWTQRKGRAVPNSKWLLRAGLVMPILPLLANSFGWIFTEMGRQPWIVFGEMLTRDGVSRSVSLTEVLTSFTAFTLIYAVLAVIEVKLLVRYAKAGVPDVTPAPEPDDTDDAERPLAFAY from the coding sequence GTGGACGCGTTGGACGTCGCCCGCTGGCAGTTCGGTGTCACCACCGTCTACCACTTTCTCTTCGTGCCGCTGACCATCGGCCTGTCCGTTCTGGTCGCCATCCTCCAGACACTCTGGCACCGCACGGGGGATGAGAAGTACCTCAAGCTCACCAAGTTCTACGGCAAACTCTTCTTGATCAACTTCGCCATGGGCGTGGTCACCGGGATCGTGCAGGAGTTCCAGTTCGGCATGAACTGGAGCGACTACTCCCGCTTCGTCGGCGACATCTTCGGCGCACCCCTGGCCATCGAGGCCCTGGTCGCGTTCTTCCTCGAATCCACCTTCATCGGCCTGTGGATCTTCGGCTGGGACCGCCTGCCCAAACGCCTGCACCTGGCCAGCATCTGGGCCGCGGCCATCGGCACCAACCTGTCGGCGTACTTCATCCTCGCCGCGAACTCGTTCATGCAGAACCCGGTCGGCTACCGCTACAACCCGGACACCGGCCGCGCCGAACTGACCGACTTCCTCGCCGTGCTGACCAACAAGGTCGCCCTGATCACCTTCCCGCACACCATCGCCGGCGCCTTCCTGGTCGCCGGGTCGCTGCTGGTGGCCGTCGCTCTGTGGCACCTCATCCGCAACCGCGACAGCGCCGACACTCCCGCCTACCGCTTCGCCGCCCGCTTCGGTTCCTGGGTCACCCTGATCGCCGCCACCGTCGTCGTCATCACCGGCGACATCCAAGGCAAGATCATGACGCAGGTGCAGCCGATGAAGATGGCCGCCGCCGAAGGGCTCTACGCCACCGAGAACCCCGCGTCGTTCTCCGTCCTGACCGTCGGCAGCCTCGACGGCAGCCGCGAACTGTTCGCTATCAAGATTCCGTACCTGCTGTCCTACCTCGGCACCGGCGACCCCAACGGCACCGTGCAGGGCATCAACGACCTCCAGGCCCGCTACAGCGCCCAGTACGGCGCCGGCAGCTACACCCCGATCATCCCGGTCACCTACTGGAGCTTCCGCATGATGATCGGCTTCGGGCTCGCCGCCGCCGCCATCGCCCTGCTGGTGCTCTGGACCCAGCGCAAGGGCCGCGCCGTCCCGAACAGCAAATGGCTGCTACGCGCCGGCCTGGTCATGCCGATCCTGCCGCTGCTGGCCAACTCCTTCGGCTGGATCTTCACCGAGATGGGCCGCCAACCCTGGATCGTCTTCGGCGAGATGCTCACCCGCGACGGCGTGTCCCGCAGCGTCTCCCTGACCGAGGTGCTCACCTCCTTCACCGCCTTCACCCTCATCTACGCCGTCCTCGCCGTCATCGAGGTGAAACTGCTGGTCCGCTACGCCAAGGCCGGCGTACCCGACGTCACCCCGGCCCCCGAACCCGACGACACCGACGACGCCGAGCGCCCGCTCGCCTTCGCCTACTGA
- the cydB gene encoding cytochrome d ubiquinol oxidase subunit II: MELTTIWFLLVAVLFTGYFILEGFDFGVGMLLPVLGRDDKERRVMINTIGPVWDGNEVWLITAGGAMFAAFPEWYATLFSGFYLPLLLILLALIARGVAFEYRHKRPEASWKRRWDNAILFGSLVPAILWGVAFANILRGVPLDAEHEYVGGLLNLLNPYALLGGATTAALFATHGAVFVALKTVGDIRGRAAALAVRLGVAAAVLAVAFLSWTLTIRSSTAAVVLAVAAALALLGGLAAATVRREGWAFTGTAAAIGLAVATLFAALFPNVLPSTLDPAGTLTATNAASTPYTLTIMTWVAVFFTPIVLAYQGWTYWVFRKRIGVAHIPQH; the protein is encoded by the coding sequence GTGGAACTGACCACCATCTGGTTTCTCCTCGTCGCCGTGCTGTTCACCGGCTACTTCATCCTCGAAGGCTTCGACTTCGGCGTCGGCATGCTGCTGCCCGTGCTCGGCCGCGACGACAAGGAACGCCGCGTCATGATCAACACCATCGGGCCGGTCTGGGACGGCAACGAGGTCTGGCTGATCACCGCCGGAGGCGCCATGTTCGCCGCCTTCCCCGAGTGGTACGCCACCCTCTTCTCCGGCTTCTACCTGCCCCTGCTGCTCATCCTGCTGGCCCTGATCGCCCGCGGCGTCGCCTTCGAATACCGCCACAAGCGTCCCGAGGCGTCCTGGAAACGCCGCTGGGACAACGCCATCTTGTTCGGCTCACTCGTCCCGGCGATCCTGTGGGGCGTGGCGTTCGCCAACATCCTGCGCGGCGTGCCGCTGGACGCCGAGCACGAGTACGTCGGCGGACTGCTCAACCTGCTCAACCCGTACGCCCTGCTCGGCGGCGCGACCACCGCGGCGCTGTTCGCCACCCACGGCGCCGTCTTCGTCGCCCTCAAGACCGTCGGCGACATCCGCGGCCGGGCCGCCGCGCTCGCCGTGCGCCTGGGCGTGGCCGCGGCGGTCCTCGCGGTGGCCTTTCTGAGCTGGACCCTGACCATCCGCTCCAGCACGGCCGCCGTCGTGCTCGCCGTCGCCGCCGCCCTCGCGCTGCTCGGCGGTCTCGCCGCCGCCACGGTACGCCGGGAGGGCTGGGCCTTCACCGGCACCGCCGCGGCGATCGGGCTGGCGGTGGCCACCCTGTTCGCCGCCCTGTTCCCGAACGTGCTGCCCTCCACGCTGGACCCCGCCGGCACCCTCACCGCCACCAACGCCGCCTCCACCCCCTACACCCTCACGATCATGACCTGGGTGGCGGTGTTCTTCACCCCGATCGTGCTGGCCTACCAGGGCTGGACCTACTGGGTCTTCCGCAAGCGCATCGGCGTGGCCCACATCCCCCAGCACTGA
- a CDS encoding MarR family winged helix-turn-helix transcriptional regulator has translation MEQPSTPTPSRLRTTPSWLFTQTAAHAARIVTAALDTRHARGYHYRLLATLAETGPASQADLGRHSGIDRSDIVATLNDLADRHLVRRQPDPTDRRRNIVRITPAGQRELTHLQHALDTAQETLLAPLNPTDRHQLVRLLNLLLTHHHEPKG, from the coding sequence ATGGAGCAACCCAGCACACCCACACCCAGCCGACTCCGCACCACCCCCAGCTGGCTGTTCACCCAGACCGCCGCCCACGCCGCCCGCATCGTCACCGCCGCACTCGACACCCGCCACGCCCGCGGCTACCACTACCGACTACTGGCGACCCTCGCCGAAACCGGCCCCGCCAGCCAAGCCGACCTCGGCCGACACAGCGGCATCGACCGCAGCGACATCGTCGCCACCCTCAACGACCTCGCCGACCGCCACCTCGTCCGCCGCCAACCCGACCCCACCGACCGCCGCCGCAACATAGTCCGCATCACCCCCGCCGGCCAACGCGAACTCACCCACCTGCAACACGCCCTCGACACCGCCCAGGAAACCCTGCTCGCCCCACTGAACCCCACCGACCGCCATCAACTCGTCCGCCTGCTCAACCTCCTGCTCACCCACCACCACGAACCGAAAGGCTGA
- a CDS encoding OsmC family protein: MARTHHYATTVTWTGNLGTGTSGYRDYRREHDITTDGRPPIPGSSDPTFHGDRTRWNPEQLLLAALSQCHMLAYLHLCADKGIVVTDYVDHATGTMTTDNTGNGHFTEVTLRPHVTVADPTTTDIAAALHDDAHHTCFIANSVNFPVHHDPVTTT, encoded by the coding sequence ATGGCCCGCACCCACCACTACGCCACCACAGTCACCTGGACCGGCAACCTCGGCACCGGCACCAGCGGCTACCGCGACTACCGACGCGAACACGACATCACCACCGACGGCCGCCCACCCATCCCCGGCAGCTCCGACCCCACCTTCCACGGCGACCGGACCCGCTGGAACCCCGAACAACTCCTCCTGGCCGCCCTGTCCCAGTGCCACATGCTCGCCTACCTGCACCTGTGCGCGGACAAGGGCATCGTCGTCACCGACTACGTCGACCACGCCACCGGCACCATGACCACCGACAACACCGGAAACGGCCACTTCACCGAGGTCACCCTGCGACCCCACGTCACCGTCGCCGACCCCACCACCACCGACATCGCCGCCGCGCTGCACGACGACGCCCACCACACCTGCTTCATCGCCAACTCGGTCAACTTCCCGGTCCACCACGACCCGGTCACCACCACCTGA